One genomic segment of Rubripirellula amarantea includes these proteins:
- a CDS encoding rhomboid family intramembrane serine protease, whose amino-acid sequence MSKSAYSVFLVVLAMWLVRIVDAIIPADLNTWGLIPRTLTGLIGIPLSPFLHGGFGHLISNTIPLVILLMLTISSRHRPWPVIIAITLGGGSLLWIVGRNASHVGASGLVFGLIAYLITVGFREKQMVSLGIAVLVGFLFGGTLLSGVVPVFTSPVSWEGHLCGAVAGLVVGYVTTEKTRSFF is encoded by the coding sequence ATGTCAAAATCCGCGTATTCCGTTTTCCTGGTGGTGCTGGCGATGTGGTTGGTTCGCATCGTCGATGCAATCATCCCCGCTGACTTGAACACCTGGGGGCTCATCCCGCGAACGTTGACGGGGTTGATCGGGATTCCTCTTTCGCCATTTCTGCATGGTGGATTCGGGCATCTGATTTCGAACACCATTCCCTTGGTGATCTTGTTGATGCTGACGATCTCATCTCGCCATCGTCCGTGGCCGGTGATCATCGCCATCACACTTGGTGGCGGATCGTTGTTATGGATCGTGGGACGAAACGCCAGCCACGTTGGCGCCAGCGGACTTGTCTTTGGTTTGATCGCCTATCTGATCACCGTTGGCTTTCGCGAAAAGCAAATGGTCTCACTCGGCATCGCCGTGCTCGTTGGCTTCCTCTTTGGTGGAACACTTCTCAGCGGCGTCGTTCCCGTCTTCACTTCTCCGGTTTCTTGGGAAGGGCATTTGTGCGGTGCGGTGGCCGGTCTGGTTGTTGGTTACGTTACCACCGAAAAGACGCGATCGTTCTTCTAG